The following coding sequences are from one Melanotaenia boesemani isolate fMelBoe1 chromosome 17, fMelBoe1.pri, whole genome shotgun sequence window:
- the LOC121657170 gene encoding probable ATP-dependent RNA helicase ddx6, with protein MATARTENVGPVVMGLNKQNGQLRGQSKPASVQPVPTAPGKSLGAPQKAGSAPQDGGGIKFGDDWKKSLQLPPKDNRVKTTDVTATKGNEFEDYCLKRELLMGIFEMGWEKPSPIQEESIPIALSGRDILARAKNGTGKSGAYLIPLLERIDLKKDYIQAVVMVPTRELALQVSQICIQISKHLGGVKVMATTGGTNLRDDIMRLDETVHVVIATPGRILDLIKKGVAKVDRVQMMVMDEADKLLSQDFVVLIEDIISFLAKNRQILLYSATFPISVQKFMAKHLQKPYEINLMEELTLKGITQYYAYVTERQKVHCLNTLFSRLQINQSIIFCNSTQRVELLAKKITQLGYSCFYIHAKMMQEYRNRVFHDFRNGLCRNLVCTDLFTRGIDIQAVNVVINFDFPKNAETYLHRIGRSGRFGHLGLAINLITSEDRFNLKAIEDQLVTDIKPIPSSIDKSLYVAEFHTGSADCDVEEVEEKPGRQQDST; from the exons ATGGCTACTGCCAGAACAGAAAATGTGGGCCCGGTTGTGATGGGACTGAATAAGCAGAACGGGCAGCTCCGAGGACAGAGCAAACCCGCCTCGGTCCAGCCGGTGCCCACGGCTCCGGGAAAAAGTTTGGGTGCTCCTCAGAAAGCTGGCAGCGCCCCTCAGGACGGGGGGGGCATTAAGTTTGGAGATGACTGGAAAAAAAGTCTACAGCTCCCCCCCAAAGACAACAGGGTCAAAACCACA GATGTCACAGCCACTAAGGGGAACGAGTTTGAAGATTACTGTCTGAAAAGGGAACTCCTGATGGGCATCTTCGAGATGGGTTGGGAGAAACCGTCACctatccag GAGGAGAGCATTCCCATCGCCCTCTCTGGGCGGGACATTCTGGCTCGAGCTAAGAATGGAACAGGGAAGAGCGGCGCCTACCTGATCCCTCTGCTGGAGAGGATAGACCTGAAGAAGGACTACATTCAGG CCGTTGTCATGGTGCCCACGCGTGAGCTGGCGCTGCAGGTGAGTCAGATCTGCATCCAGATCAGCAAACACCTCGGAGGAGTCAAGGTGATGGCCACCACCGGAGGCACCAACCTTCGAGACGACATCATGCGCCTGGACGAGAccg TGCATGTGGTCATCGCCACACCTGGTAGGATCCTGGACTTGATAAAGAAGGGCGTGGCCAAAGTGGACAGAGTCCAGATGATGGTGATGGACGAG GCGGATAAGCTGCTCTCTCAGGATTTTGTGGTGCTCATCGAGGATATCATTAGCTTCCTGGCTAAGAACAGACAGATCCTGCTTTATTCTGCGACCTTCCCCATCAGCGTTCAGAAGTTCATG GCCAAGCACCTTCAGAAACCGTATGAGATCAACCTGATGGAGGAGCTGACTCTGAAGGGCATAACGCAGTACTACGCCTACGTCACCGAGAGACAGAAAGTCCACTGCCTCAACACGCTCTTCTCCAGG CTACAGATCAACCAGTCAATCATCTTCTGTAACTCGACGCAGAGGGTGGAGCTCTTGGCCAAAAAGATCACTCAGCTTGGTTACTCCTGCTTCTACATCCACGCTAAGATGATGCAG GAGTACAGAAACCGCGTGTTCCACGACTTCAGAAATGGTCTGTGTAGAAATCTGGTCTGCACCG ATCTTTTCACCAGAGGAATCGACATCCAGGCTGTGAACGTGGTCATCAACTTCGACTTCCCGAAGAATGCCGAGACGTACCTCCATCGTATTGGAAGATCAG GGAGGTTTGGTCACCTGGGCTTGGCCATAAATCTGATCACTTCGGAGGACCGCTTCAACCTGAAGGCCATCGAAGACCAGCTGGTGACCGACATCAAGCCCATTCCCAGCAGCATCGACAAAAGCCTGTACGTGGCCGAGTTCCACACCGGCAGCGCCGACTGTGacgtggaggaggtggaggagaagccGGGCCGCCAGCAGGACAGCACCTAA
- the tomm40l gene encoding mitochondrial import receptor subunit TOM40B, with the protein MGSVLAASSPNPPPPAPGTTATPGLTVPPGFGMPPVSPVLSQTGAASGQEAEETLPNPGTFDECHRKCKEVFPMQMEGVRLVVNKGLSNHFQVNHSVLLSTTGDSSYRFGATYVGSKQMGPAEFFPVMVGDMDNSGSLNAQIIHQITSRIRSKVAFQTQQNKFVNWQGDAEFRGEDFTATVTLGNPDVLIGSGIVVTHYLQSITPALALGGELVYHRRPGEEGAVMSLAGRYTGSNCVATVTLGSAGAHASYYHKANDQLQLGVEFEASSRTQDTSVSFGYQLDVPKANLLFKGSVDSNWIVGATLEKKLLPLPLSLVLSSFLNHRKNKFQCGFGITIG; encoded by the exons ATGGGGAGTGTTTTGGCTGCCAGCTCCCCCAACCCGCCTCCACCGGCCCCCGGCACCACTGCCACCCCTGGGTTGACGGTGCCGCCCGGCTTTGGGATGCCTCCAGTTTCTCCAGTTCTATCCCAGACTGGGGCGGCCTCGGggcaggaggcagaggagacGTTACCCAACCCCGGCACGTTCGATGAATGTCATCGAAAATGCAAAG aggTCTTTCCCATGCAGATGGAAGGCGTCAGGCTAGTTGTCAACAAAGGCCTTAGCAACCACTTCCAG GTGAACCACTCGGTGCTGCTGAGCACCACCGGAGACTCCAGCTACAGGTTTGGTGCTACGTACGTCGGGTCCAAGCAGATGGGTCCAGCAGAG TTTTTTCCGGTCATGGTGGGCGACATGGACAACAGCGGAAGCCTTAACGCGCAGATCATCCACCAGATCACCAGCAGGATACGATCCAAAGTGGCCTTCCAG ACACAACAGAACAAGTTTGTGAACTGGCAAGGAGACGCTGAGTTCAGGGGAGAAGATTTCACTGCCACGGTAACGCTGGGAAACCCGGACGTCCTCATCGGCTCAG GTATCGTCGTCACTCACTACCTCCAGTCCATCACGCCGGCTCTGGCTCTGGGAGGGGAGCTGGTTTACCACCGCCGGCCAGGAGAGGAGGGAGCAGTCATGTCATTAGCGGGCAGGTACACAG GCAGCAACTGCGTTGCCACGGTGACCCTGGGCTCAGCAGGAGCTCACGCATCGTACTACCACAAAGCCAACGATCAG ctgcagctcggCGTGGAGTTTGAGGCGAGTTCCCGCACGCAGGACACCAGCGTGTCGTTCGGCTACCAGCTCGACGTACCCAAAGCTAATCTGCTCTTTAAAG GTTCGGTGGACAGTAACTGGATCGTGGGCGCGACGTTGGAGAAGAAGCTGCTTCCGCTGCCGCTCTCTCTGGTCCTGTCCTCCTTCCTAAACCACCGCAAGAACAAGTTCCAGTGCGGCTTCGGCATCACCATCGGTTAG